The genome window AGGCAAGAATGGCCAGTCTCCAATCGATGCTGTGCGAGATGAAGCAGATGGTCATTTGTTTCTCGGGCGGTGTCGATTCTGGCTATCTTTTAGCCGAGGCGGTCGCGGTCGTTGGTGGAGATGCAGTTGCGCTTACAGCTGTGTCTCCGAGCTTGGCTCCTGAAGAAGGTGCCGATGCGCGCCGCCTTGCCGAACAGCTTGGTGCTCGCCATGTGCTCGTCCAGACCCACGAACTCGATGACCCGCGATACGCTGCTAATCCAATCAACCGCTGTTATTTCTGCAAAGTTGAGACCTACGAAGTGGCAACAAGGCAGGCACGTCGCTTCGGGATTCCCCACGTACTCGACGGATTCAACGTTGATGATCGTGGAGATTATCGCCCAGGGCGAAAAGCGGCACTTGAGCGAGGTGTCCGGTCGCCACTCGACGAGTTGGGTTTTACGAAGAACGACATTCGTGAAGCAGCTCGCCGTATCGGTTTACCGGTGTGGGATAAACCGGCACTAGCGTGCCTGTCGAGCCGGTTTCCATACGGGACAAAGATTACCCCAGAGCGTCTTCGACAGGTGTGGCTTTGTGAGCGTACACTGCATGCTCAGGGGTTTCAGGTGTGTCGAGTCCGGTACGATGATTTGGTCGCGCGGATCGAGGTAGAGCCGG of Vicinamibacterales bacterium contains these proteins:
- the larE gene encoding ATP-dependent sacrificial sulfur transferase LarE — protein: MPVLKARMASLQSMLCEMKQMVICFSGGVDSGYLLAEAVAVVGGDAVALTAVSPSLAPEEGADARRLAEQLGARHVLVQTHELDDPRYAANPINRCYFCKVETYEVATRQARRFGIPHVLDGFNVDDRGDYRPGRKAALERGVRSPLDELGFTKNDIREAARRIGLPVWDKPALACLSSRFPYGTKITPERLRQVWLCERTLHAQGFQVCRVRYDDLVARIEVEPEEIPRLLESDLRDLVVREFRAAGFKDVTVDLQGYRTGSLNEMKSRSAEVVSLTA